One window from the genome of Pseudomonas sp. L5B5 encodes:
- a CDS encoding DUF883 family protein: protein MANSSLRKASLESMEAEIESLLKSLESLKDDASEESRKTLKTLKSNAESALKHSRSLLSDAYEEVKVKTRETGIATRDYAQEHPWTTAGVAVGAIGLLAAYLLCKRND, encoded by the coding sequence ATGGCCAATTCGTCGTTACGCAAAGCCTCGCTGGAAAGTATGGAAGCCGAGATCGAGAGCCTGCTCAAATCCCTGGAAAGCCTCAAGGACGACGCGTCCGAGGAGTCGCGCAAGACCCTCAAGACCCTCAAGAGCAACGCCGAAAGCGCGCTGAAACATTCACGCAGCCTACTCAGCGATGCCTATGAAGAGGTCAAGGTAAAAACCCGCGAAACCGGGATCGCCACCCGCGACTACGCCCAGGAACACCCCTGGACCACCGCTGGCGTGGCCGTCGGGGCCATTGGCCTGCTGGCCGCCTATCTGTTGTGCAAGCGCAACGACTGA
- a CDS encoding LysR family transcriptional regulator, with the protein MSRDLPPLNALRAFEATARLNSVSQAAEQLHVTHGAVSRQLKVLEEHLGLSLFVKDGRGLKLTDAGVRLRDASSEAFERLRDVCAELTQGNANAPFVLGCSGSLLARWLIPRLGRLNADLPDLRLHLSAGEGDLDPRRPGLDALLVFAEPPWPADMQVHELACERIGPVLSPRYAGYPRLHQAPAAALASEPLLHTTSRPQAWPSWARHNGIAPQGLKYGQGFEHLYYLLEAAVAGLGVAIAPEPLVVEDLQAGRLVAPWGFCDTPGQLALWSPKRAADGRARQLAQWLKSELRQPA; encoded by the coding sequence ATGAGCCGCGACCTGCCTCCCCTGAATGCCCTGCGGGCGTTCGAAGCCACTGCCCGGCTGAACAGTGTCAGCCAGGCGGCCGAGCAGCTGCATGTCACCCACGGTGCGGTCAGCCGGCAGCTGAAGGTGCTGGAAGAGCACCTGGGGCTGAGCCTGTTCGTCAAGGATGGGCGTGGCCTTAAACTCACAGATGCCGGGGTCCGCCTGCGGGACGCCAGCAGCGAGGCCTTCGAACGCTTGCGCGACGTCTGTGCCGAGCTGACCCAGGGCAACGCCAATGCACCTTTCGTCCTGGGTTGCTCCGGCAGCCTGCTGGCCCGCTGGTTGATTCCGCGCCTGGGGCGCCTGAATGCCGACCTGCCGGACCTGCGCCTGCACCTGTCCGCCGGTGAAGGCGACCTGGACCCACGCCGGCCGGGACTCGATGCCCTGCTGGTATTTGCCGAACCGCCCTGGCCGGCGGACATGCAGGTCCATGAGCTGGCTTGCGAGCGTATCGGCCCGGTGCTCAGCCCGCGCTACGCCGGGTATCCGCGGCTGCATCAGGCTCCGGCGGCGGCCCTGGCGAGCGAGCCGCTGTTGCATACCACGTCGCGACCCCAGGCCTGGCCCAGCTGGGCCAGGCACAACGGTATCGCCCCGCAGGGCCTGAAGTACGGACAGGGGTTCGAGCACTTGTATTACTTGCTAGAGGCGGCCGTGGCCGGGTTGGGGGTGGCGATCGCCCCGGAACCGCTGGTGGTCGAGGACCTGCAGGCCGGTCGGCTGGTGGCGCCCTGGGGGTTTTGCGATACCCCGGGGCAGCTGGCGCTGTGGTCCCCCAAGCGCGCCGCGGATGGGCGCGCCCGCCAGCTGGCGCAGTGGCTGAAAAGCGAACTGCGCCAGCCGGCTTGA
- the trpB gene encoding tryptophan synthase subunit beta translates to MTQSQLRNGPDENGLFGAFGGRYVAETLMPLILDLAREYEAAKDDPAFLEELAYFQRDYVGRPSPLYFAERLTEHCGGAKIYLKREELNHTGAHKINNCIGQILLARRMGKQRIIAETGAGMHGVATATVAARFGLQCVIYMGTTDIERQQANVFRMKLLGAEVIPVVAGTGTLKDAMNEALRDWVTNVDNTFYLIGTVAGPHPYPAMVRDFQAVIGKETREQMQAQEGRLPDSLVACIGGGSNAMGLFHPFLDDQSVEIIGVEAAGYGIETGKHAASLNGGVPGVLHGNRTFLLQDDDGQIIDAHSISAGLDYPGIGPEHAWLHDIGRVEYTSVTDDEALAAFHQCCRLEGIIPALESAHALAEVFKRAPTLPKDHLMVVNLSGRGDKDMQTVMHHMQQSQQEKH, encoded by the coding sequence ATGACCCAGTCCCAATTGCGTAATGGTCCTGACGAAAACGGCCTGTTCGGTGCGTTCGGCGGCCGTTATGTCGCAGAAACCCTCATGCCGCTGATCCTCGACCTGGCTCGCGAATACGAAGCGGCCAAGGACGATCCGGCGTTCCTCGAGGAACTGGCCTACTTCCAGCGCGACTACGTCGGCCGTCCAAGCCCGCTGTATTTCGCCGAACGCCTGACCGAACACTGCGGCGGCGCCAAGATCTACCTCAAGCGCGAAGAGCTGAACCACACCGGCGCGCACAAGATCAACAACTGCATCGGCCAGATCCTCCTGGCCCGGCGCATGGGCAAGCAACGCATCATCGCCGAGACCGGCGCCGGCATGCACGGCGTGGCCACCGCCACCGTGGCCGCGCGTTTCGGCCTGCAGTGCGTGATCTACATGGGCACCACCGACATCGAGCGCCAGCAGGCCAACGTGTTCCGCATGAAGCTGCTGGGCGCCGAGGTGATCCCGGTGGTGGCCGGCACCGGCACCCTCAAGGACGCGATGAACGAAGCCCTGCGGGACTGGGTGACCAATGTCGACAACACCTTCTACCTGATCGGCACCGTGGCGGGCCCGCACCCGTACCCGGCCATGGTCCGCGACTTCCAGGCGGTGATCGGCAAGGAAACCCGCGAGCAGATGCAGGCCCAGGAAGGCCGCCTGCCGGACAGCCTGGTGGCGTGCATCGGTGGCGGCTCCAACGCCATGGGCCTGTTCCACCCGTTCCTCGATGACCAGAGCGTCGAGATCATCGGCGTCGAAGCGGCCGGCTACGGCATCGAGACCGGCAAGCACGCCGCCAGCCTCAACGGTGGCGTCCCGGGTGTACTGCATGGCAACCGCACCTTCCTGCTGCAGGACGACGATGGCCAGATCATCGATGCCCACTCGATTTCCGCCGGCCTGGACTACCCCGGCATCGGCCCGGAACACGCCTGGTTGCACGACATCGGCCGCGTCGAATACACCTCGGTGACCGACGACGAAGCCCTGGCCGCGTTCCACCAGTGCTGCCGCCTGGAAGGCATCATCCCGGCGCTGGAAAGCGCCCATGCCCTGGCCGAGGTGTTCAAGCGCGCACCGACCCTGCCCAAGGATCACCTGATGGTGGTCAACCTCTCGGGGCGTGGCGACAAAG